The Nostoc sp. 'Lobaria pulmonaria (5183) cyanobiont' genome window below encodes:
- a CDS encoding MFS transporter, with product MFPTEPAAVNNGFGALLKNRGFMLLWIGQLLSQLADKVFFVLLIALLENYPPLPGLARNSMYSTLMLSFTIPAILFGSAGGIFVDRLPKKLIMVGSDIVRGILTLCLPLLPRQFLILLILTFAISTVTQFFAPAEQASIPLLVKRENLLAANALFSSTMMGALIVGFAVGEPILSLAKSLMGEEYGQEFVVGGLYILSAAIMQPIKFKEPKQPKEHRVSNHPWAEFTESLRYLKKNPLILNAMLQLTTLYCVFAALTVLTIRLAEEFGLKEKQFGFFLAAAGVGMVFGAAILGNWGQKLHRKPLPLIGFLMIALVLGVFTFTHNLLLALGLCAFLGVGAALIGVPMQTLIQQQTPPTMHGKVFGFQNHAVNIALALPLAITGPLTDALGLRTVLVAMSIVVVVVGVWAWQNTRKVLQDVI from the coding sequence ATGTTTCCAACTGAACCTGCCGCTGTTAATAACGGCTTTGGCGCACTGCTAAAAAACCGTGGTTTTATGCTTCTGTGGATTGGGCAACTGCTGTCCCAGTTAGCAGATAAAGTCTTCTTCGTTTTGCTGATTGCTCTGCTGGAGAACTACCCACCGCTTCCAGGGTTGGCACGAAACTCGATGTATTCAACCTTGATGCTGTCGTTTACAATCCCAGCAATTTTGTTCGGCTCTGCCGGTGGTATCTTTGTTGACCGCTTGCCAAAAAAGCTGATTATGGTTGGCTCAGATATTGTGCGGGGAATATTGACGCTGTGTCTTCCCTTATTGCCACGACAGTTCCTGATTTTGTTAATCCTGACTTTTGCCATTTCCACGGTGACGCAGTTTTTTGCCCCAGCGGAACAAGCATCTATTCCCTTATTGGTGAAGCGAGAGAATTTGTTGGCAGCCAATGCGCTGTTTAGCAGCACGATGATGGGAGCTTTAATTGTTGGCTTTGCAGTAGGAGAGCCGATTTTGAGTTTGGCGAAAAGCTTGATGGGAGAAGAATACGGTCAAGAATTTGTGGTTGGTGGACTATACATATTATCGGCTGCAATTATGCAGCCAATAAAGTTTAAAGAACCCAAACAACCAAAGGAACATCGGGTATCAAATCACCCTTGGGCTGAATTCACCGAGAGCCTGCGCTATCTCAAGAAAAATCCTTTGATCTTAAACGCCATGTTGCAACTGACAACTTTATATTGCGTGTTTGCAGCCTTAACAGTGCTGACGATTCGGTTAGCCGAGGAGTTTGGTCTAAAAGAAAAACAGTTTGGCTTTTTCTTGGCAGCAGCAGGGGTGGGTATGGTATTTGGTGCGGCGATTTTAGGTAACTGGGGCCAGAAATTGCATCGCAAGCCCCTACCTTTAATTGGATTTTTGATGATAGCACTAGTTTTAGGGGTGTTCACTTTTACGCACAACTTGTTGCTGGCGCTAGGACTCTGTGCATTTTTGGGTGTAGGTGCTGCTTTAATTGGTGTCCCCATGCAAACTTTAATTCAACAGCAAACACCACCTACCATGCACGGTAAGGTATTTGGCTTTCAAAATCATGCTGTTAACATCGCTTTGGCGTTACCTCTGGCCATTACTGGGCCCTTAACTGATGCTCTAGGCTTGCGAACTGTGCTTGTAGCAATGAGTATTGTTGTCGTAGTTGTCGGTGTTTGGGCTTGGCAAAATACCCGCAAAGTCTTGCAAGACGTAATTTAA
- a CDS encoding LemA family protein, translating to MILQKRSDLIPRLVTLAQIYMQFEQKTLIEISRLRSRATSKNLSENSRVAVEDQISRMLSKIIVIVEAYPELKANDHFIKLQYSLSEVEEQLSAARIFYNSAVTEYNNAVEMFPTNIIASWMKYQLKLPFQANLQAKNNVKIEINHK from the coding sequence GTGATTCTGCAAAAAAGAAGCGATTTGATACCTAGACTTGTTACCTTAGCTCAAATTTATATGCAATTTGAGCAAAAAACATTGATAGAAATTAGCAGACTCAGAAGTAGAGCAACTTCCAAAAACTTAAGTGAGAATAGCCGAGTGGCTGTAGAAGACCAAATTTCGAGAATGTTAAGCAAAATTATAGTAATAGTTGAAGCATATCCCGAATTAAAAGCAAACGACCATTTTATCAAATTACAATATTCATTGAGTGAAGTAGAAGAACAACTTTCCGCCGCTAGAATATTTTATAACTCTGCCGTAACTGAATATAATAATGCCGTAGAAATGTTTCCGACAAACATTATAGCTTCGTGGATGAAATATCAATTAAAATTACCGTTTCAAGCTAATCTACAAGCAAAAAACAATGTAAAAATTGAAATAAACCATAAATAA